A window of Flammeovirga kamogawensis genomic DNA:
TTTAGACTATATTTTAAAAGATTACAGTGTAGCAAAAGATACACGTGATTACGATAAAGTTGATGCAATTCGTGCTCAATTAAAAGAGATGGGAGTTGTTGTAAAAGATACTAAATCAGGTATTGAATGGGCTTATGATGAAGTCTAAACTGTTCTAAGTTATTTATATAGATTGCCTCTGATTTAATAATAAAATCAGAGGCTTTTTTATGTTCTTATTTTTTTCTTCCAATGATTACAATCGAATCATCTTTATCAAATTCTTTGTATTTTTCTAATTTCAAAACTTCAAAATAAGGTGTGTAAATTTCTAATAAGCGTTTTTCGTCTTGATAGTTCACATACATCCCTTTAAAGTTTTCATCACCTTCTCCATACCAATAAGAGTGACAAACTACTCCTCCATCATTTAAAAGTACTGCCTGCCTTTCTACAGACATTTCGATTTCTTTATCTGTCAGATGTTGTAATACTTTGTTGGCATATATTCCATCAAAATTTATTGCTGTTTTTAATGTAATGGCATCTAATTCTAAAAACTCACCTTCAGGGAATTTTTCCTTTAAATGATGAAGAAACTCTTTCGAAAAATCAGAACCAATTGTTTTAAAAGATACATTTAAAATACTCCAATCAGTACCTGGACCAGAACCAATTTCTAAAACTGCATCTCCTTTTTTAAGCACATTTTCAAACAGTCTGATTAAATTTTCACTATTTACATCCTTTGCCATCTGGATATACTCTTTAACAGATTGTTCTGTATGATAATATTCTCCCATTATTTTATTTCCATTCTTTCTTTAAAAGTGCAAAAATAATATCGTCTACCCACTCTCCTTTAAAGAATAAGCTTTGTATATGATGTGCCTCTTTTCTCATTCCTAATTTCTCCATTAATTTAAGAGAATCAACATTAGCTGGA
This region includes:
- a CDS encoding class I SAM-dependent methyltransferase, whose product is MGEYYHTEQSVKEYIQMAKDVNSENLIRLFENVLKKGDAVLEIGSGPGTDWSILNVSFKTIGSDFSKEFLHHLKEKFPEGEFLELDAITLKTAINFDGIYANKVLQHLTDKEIEMSVERQAVLLNDGGVVCHSYWYGEGDENFKGMYVNYQDEKRLLEIYTPYFEVLKLEKYKEFDKDDSIVIIGRKK